CCCCTAATATTGGCTCGGCAACTCGACCAAAGATAGTCCTCCGGACGTGTCACCAGCGCCGATTTTACAGGATTTTGCTCAATGTATCTTGCCACTGCCCATAAATAGGATTCCGTATCAACAATAGTCGAAAAGAAGCGGTTCTGCCATAACCGACCGCTGCGTTTGTATTTCCGGTTGACGTGCTGTGTGTACAGAAGATTTGTCCTGCCGATGCAGCGGGACAATGACACATCACTGGCTGGAACGACCAGGATATGGACATGGTTGGTCA
This portion of the Syntrophus gentianae genome encodes:
- a CDS encoding REP-associated tyrosine transposase — translated: MPRIARIIAPHYPHHITQRGNNRVDVFLDDEDKAKYLSLLKDYCQRLAVDVWAYCLMTNHVHILVVPASDVSLSRCIGRTNLLYTQHVNRKYKRSGRLWQNRFFSTIVDTESYLWAVARYIEQNPVKSALVTRPEDYLWSSCRANIRG